Genomic DNA from Vescimonas coprocola:
CACGATCATGGCACCGGGCTTCATCAGCTTCAGGTCCTCACGATAGACAATGTGGTCCTTGCGGTCCTTGGCCCACAGGATGCCGTTGATGATGACGTCGGACTCCCGCAGGCACTTCTCCAGATTGCTGCGGTTGGAGATCATGTAGGTGATGTTGGCGGGGGAGGTCTTCTTGGCGGCCAGCATGGTGTTCATGTTGACATCCAGAATACGCACCTCGTTGCCGAAGGCGGCAGCCAGCTCAGCAGCGCCGGTACCTACCACGCCGCAGCCCAGCATGGTGATGATGGGGGTCTCCACGCCGGTGACGTTGGCCAGCAGCTTGCCGGGGCCGCCGTTGACGGACTGGGCAAAGTGCAGGGCTGCCAGGAAGCCGCCCTTACCGGCCAGCTCGCTCATGGGGCGCAGCAGGGGGAACTTGCCCTCCTCGTCCTGCACATCCTCATAGGCCACGGCGGAGACGTGGCTGCCCAGCAGGGTGTCCGTCTCGTCGGGGTGAGCGTTGGAGTGGATATAGGTGAAGAGGATCTTGTCCTTGTTCATCCACTTGAACTCCTGGGGGAACAGCTCCTTGACCTTGTAGTACAGGTCGGCCTTCTCCCAGACGGTGTTGGTGTCGGCGACGATAGCGCCGGCAGCCTCATACTGCGCATCGCTGAAACCGCTGCCTACGCCGGCGCCGGTTTCCACGTACACGGTGTGACCGTGACGCACGATCTCATGCACGGTGGCG
This window encodes:
- a CDS encoding alanine dehydrogenase: MVIGVLKEIKGNEYRVAAVPATVHEIVRHGHTVYVETGAGVGSGFSDAQYEAAGAIVADTNTVWEKADLYYKVKELFPQEFKWMNKDKILFTYIHSNAHPDETDTLLGSHVSAVAYEDVQDEEGKFPLLRPMSELAGKGGFLAALHFAQSVNGGPGKLLANVTGVETPIITMLGCGVVGTGAAELAAAFGNEVRILDVNMNTMLAAKKTSPANITYMISNRSNLEKCLRESDVIINGILWAKDRKDHIVYREDLKLMKPGAMIVDVACDENGAIETCRDTTHDDPIYYVDGVMHYCVDNIPSAFSQTASVTLANATLPYLLQMADKGFKKAMEDNRLLRLGMTCYDGKLTLKETALKQNREWTDADELVKVW